The genome window ACGGGCGCGGGGTCCTCGTTCTGCTGCGCGACGTCCACATGAAGCTCGTGGCCGATGACGAGGTGTCGCCGCAAACATTGCGTCAATACGGGCTCGGCGCGCAGATCCTCAGCACGCTCGGCATCCACAAGCTGGTGCTGCTCACGAATTCGCCCCGGCCGAAAGTGGTCGGCCTCGATGCCTACGGGCTCGAGATCACGGATACCCGCAAGATATCGGAGATCGGCTGATGGCCGGACAATCGCATCATACCCTCGACCTGCCGACCTTCGAGAAGGCCCCGAAGGTCCTGATCGTGGTGGCCCCGTATTACAAGGACATCGCCGACGACATGATCGCCGGCGCGCGCCGCACGCTCGAGCAGGCCGGTGCCGAGGTCGAACTCGTCGAGGTGCCGGGCGCACTCGAGATCCCGACGGCGATCCGCATCGCGCAGCGAAACGGCGATTTCGACGGCTACGTCGCGCTCGGCTGCGTCATCCGGGGCGAGACGACGCATTACGACACGGTCTGCAACGACAGTTCGCGCGCGCTGACGCTTCTCGGACTCGACGGATGCTGCATCGGCAACGGCATCCTCACGGTCGAGAATTACGACCAGGCGGCCGTGCGGGCGGGCGAGCAGGACAAGGGCGGAGGCGCGGCCGCCGCCGCGCTGCACCTGATCGCGCTGTCGCGCAAGTGGAGCCGGACCGGCAAGGGCATCGGCTTCAAGCCGCGCAACGAAGACGGCGCAGGCGCATGACCGACAAACGAAAGATGAAATCCGCGGCGCGCCTCTATGCGGTGCAGGCGTTGTTCCAGATGGAGCATTCGAGCCTCGGCATCGACCGGGTCCGCGTGGAGTTCGAGGATCACCGCTTCGGCGCGGTCTATGACGAAGGCGAGATGATCGAGGGGGACGTCACGCTCTTTCGCGCGATTCTCGACGGGGTCGTCGACAACCAGTCGCGCATCGACCAGCTGACGCATCACGCGCTCGTCGCGAAATGGCCGATCGACCGAATCGACCCGACATTGCGCGCGACCTTCCGCGCGGCCGGGGCGGAGCTTCTGGCGCGAACGACCCCGCCCAAGGTGGTGATCGTGGAATACGTGGACGTCGCCAAGGCGTTCTTTCCCGAGGGACGGGAGCCGAAATTCGTCAATGCCGTCCTCGACCACATGGCGCGGGAGGCCCGTCCAGAGGCCTTCGCGTGAAGCCCGCGCGCGATCCGCTCGTCACGTTCAACGAGCGCGTGAAGCTGCTGTCGAGCACGATCAACGCACTGGGTCTGGGGATGGTCGGCTTCGCCGTCCTGCGGCCGCTCACCGATTCGATCGAGAATGTGAGCCGCGAGACGGGCTACTGGGCGATCATGGGACTGGTCGTGCACCTCGTTTCACACTATATTCTCAGATACCTGAGAAAGGTGTGAGACCATGACCTTCTTCGAACTCATCGTGCCGATCATCGCGCTGGCCTTCGCGGGCGGCGGAATCCTCTATATCCGTTACGAGGATCGCAAGCTCGACCGCAAGCTCGAGGCGCAGCATACCGAGCCCCGCATCCGCTGATCAGCTGGGCCGATCGTCCGGCGGCGTGGTAACGCCGTATTCCTCCAATTCTTCCGGTAGCAGGATGTAGATCTCGTCCGGCGGCGTCACGAGAGCGTGGCGCATGATCCGCGGATCGATTCCCATATCCACCAGATATTCCATGACCTGACCCTGGCCGCGCTGGATGTCCTCCACGGCCATGAAGGCGGGTTGCACGCTGTTCTGGCCGAAATAGTGCTGATGCACGCCGACCGAGCCGGCATCGTCCACGAGCCGCTCGGACCCGCCGACCAGCATGTAAGGGCAGGCCGAAAGGCAGACATCCCCCTCCGCGATACGCGTCGTCGCGTCCTCGTCGCGGAGAAAACGCCCGAGTTCGAGCGCGTCTGCGACCGATCCGCCCGGGGAATGCAGATAAACCTGTCGCGGCGCGCCGTCGGCAAAGCGATTGCCCAGCGTCTCGGTCATGCGCGCGCCGTCGCCCGCCGCGATCTGGCCCACCAGCCTGAGGGCGGGCCCGTCGTCGAGCGTTATCTCCGACAGGGTCAGACGACGCGGCATGTCGCCCGTGGGCGGGAATGGGGCGCCGGGGGATTCCTTCGGCAGGTCGGAAGGGCGATAGCGACGGGTCTGATCGCCCGGGCCCACCGGCTGGTCGAGGCGTGGGGCGGAGGGCGAGAATCGCAGCCCCTGCAGGGACGGCCCCATATCGCCCAGAACGAGCAGTCCGCCGATCACGATCTGCAGGCCGAGGATTCCCTTGAGGATGCCGCTTGCGCCAACCCTCATTCCGCGGGGTTTCTGATCGGTGTCGGACGGTGGGCGACATCGGTGTCGGGGGGCAGGTCGGCCTCGACCTCGCGCAGGGCGGCCACGGCCGCACGCAGCTCGGCCAGGGTCAGCGAATCCTCGACCGGCATGCGATCGCGGCTATGCCGTATCGCGCCCTGCGTCACCATCAGGATCATCACGAGGACGGCGGGAAGCAGGTCGATGGCGATGGCCCCCGCCCAGCTCGGAACGAAGTTCCCGGCATAGCGGATCACCGCATCGGCCGCCGAGATCGGGGTGTATGACACCTCCTCCGACGGCGTCATCTCCTCGACCGCGGCGGCAGCCTCGGCAAGCGTGGCCGCGCGCTGGCCCAGCACCTCGAGAACCGAATCGATCGTCGCCTGCTGGCCGGCAGCGGTCTCGGCATTGGTGTTGAGCCGCGGCAGGACGACCGAAGCCGACAGATCCTGCGCGGCGCGGCTGACGAGGGGGGCGACGGACAGCTGGCGCAGTTGCGTGATGAGACCCGCGAGGCGGACGGCCTCTTCGCTGAACTCGACGCTGCGCGCCTCGACCGGGCCGGGCTCGACGGTAAGCGCGCGCATCCGCGACAGGATCGCGTTGCCCTCGGCGAATGCCTGATCGATCACCGGGCCCTGCGCGTTGATCTGCGTCTCCAGCGCCGTGAGCTCCTGCGCCTTCTGGCGCAGCACGCGAAAGACCGCGCCGCGGCCCGCGATGCCCGACAGGTCGCCGGTCGCTTCCTGCTCGCTCAGATCCTGGAACGACTGGCGGACCCGCGCGACGTCGCGCTCGAGCCCCTGCGCGGCCAGCGCGATCGTGTTGGCCCGTTCGAGCGAGCCCTGATAATCCTGTACGGTATGGGCGAGATGCTGTTCGACGGCCGCCGCCCCTGCAAGCGCCGCCGCGTTCAGCCAGGACGACATCGCGACGATGGCGACGGAGCCCAGCACCATCGAACCCAGCAATCCCAACCGCGCGCGGGCGGTCCGCATCGCCGGCAGAAGCCGCATGAGGTAGGTCCAGAAGACGAAGATGCCGACGCTGACGGCGATGGAATAAGCGAGCGCGGCAAAGACGGACAGGGCCCCGTCGGTATCGAGCAGCGACCGCACGCCCAGATAGGTATAGATCCCGGACGCCGCCGACAGGACGCCGAGCGCCGTGCCCGACAGGCTGTCGAGAACGCCCAGATGTCCCTCGAGCTCGCGGACGTGATGCGGATTGGGTGAGGTGTCCGACATGAGGCTCCCTTCGCCGATCGTGACGCGCATTATGCGCGCTGCCACGACCTTTGCCAAATCACCGCAAAGTCAGGAGGATCGGCGGGACCACCGCAACCGTAAGGGTGCGTAATTCCCGAGGACCTGTTGATACAGGTGGGCGCCAGGTAGTCGAACCACGGTCCGGCCAGAGCCAGCTCCCTCGGAATTGAGTAAGGCCACCGGAATTTGACCCCGGCACGAGAAGGGCAGTACCCGCCTGCCAATCGAGATAAGCCCCTACGCCCCCTGCGGCAAGAGGGACGGGACGGCATTTTGCAGACGGGCCGCCTTGCATTTCGTTGCCTCTTTGTTCACACCCGGGGCATGATCGATCCCAACCTACCGGCACTTGCGAAACCGGGGCAGATCCTCGCCCGGGGGGTCAGCCGTCATCTGGCGGGCCACGGATTCGCCTGCGTCGAGGAACTGGTCCCTTCGCGCGGGCTCAGGGTGGACGTCATGGCGCTCGGGCCCAAGGACGAGATCTGGGTGGTCGAGTGCAAGTCGAGCCGGGCGGATTTCATGTCCGACGGCAAGTGGCAGGGCTATCTGGAATGGTGCGACAGGTTCTTCTGGGCGGTCGATCCGGACTTCCCGGTCGAGATCCTGCCCGAGGGCACGGGTCTCATCATAGCGGACGGCTACGATGCGGAAATCGTCTCGACCGGCCCCGAGAGCAGGCTGGCACCCGCGCGACGCAAGGTGGTGATCCGCAAGTTCGCCTTTCACGCGGCGCGCAGGTTGCACCTCCTGCGCGATCCCGGGCTCGCGATCGGCGTCTAGCGCTTCTTCTTTACGGGCTTACGGGCATGGGCCGCGGCGGCGCGGATCTCCTCGGCGATCTCCTCGGCCTCCTCGGGATCGAAATCCATCGGCACCTCGATGCCGCCATCGGCCGTGACGTAGATCCGGACCATCCCGGCATCGGTCGGTCCGATCTGGAGATTCGCGCTCGTGTCGCTGGGATCGTTGATGCTCATTTCAGCCCTCCGCTGATCGGTTTCGGGCGGCGGTAGCCGCTTGAAACGGGCGTTGCAAGCGCTTCGCGTGCCTTTCGGGGCCTTGCAATCGCTTTTCGGCTTCGATATTTCAGCCCCAGTGCCGCCTTAGCTCAGTTGGTTAGAGCGCCTGATTGTGGATCAGGAGGTCCCCCGTTCAAGCCGGGGAGGTGGTACCATCCCCCCTTCATTCGATCGTGATCCTCTGGCGCAGGGTCTCTCCGGTCTCGTCGAAGATCAGGATCTCGTCGTCGCGCGTGACGATCGCGATCCAGGTCGCCCCGCGGGTAAAGGCGAAAGGCACCTCGCCCTCGGGGAGGGCGATCGTCTCGGGCAGGGGCGGCACCGCGGGCGGAAAGCGCGTGACGAAAAGGACGATCAGCGTTACGAGCCCCGCCAGCATGGTTGCGGTCAACGCGATCACCAGCCATTTCAGAAAGGTCAGCGCCCCGTCCCGGGGTTGGGGGATCTCATCCATGCCGTCGAGCCTCTTGCGCGTCATCCTGGGCGACGATCCGCCGCCGCGTCTTGATAAGGCGCTGGCCCGCGATGTGCCAGACGACGCGCATCTGAGCCGCTCGCGCATCGCCAAGCTCATCTCCGAGGGCTGCGTGCGGTGCGAGGGCGTCGTGCTGTCCACGCCGAAGGCGCGCGTCGCGGCGGGCGATGTCATCGAGATCGCCGTTCCGGAGGAAAGCCCCACGCATCTGTCGCCCGAGGACATGCCGCTCGACCTCGTCTACGAGGACGAGGATCTTGCCGTGATCGACAAACCCGCGGGCCTCGTCGTGCATCCCGCGCCGGGCACGCCCGACGGCACCTTGGTCAACGGGCTCATGCACCATTTCGGCGATGCGCTGTCGGGTGTCGGCGGAGTGAAGCGTCCGGGGATCGTCCATCGCATCGACAAGGAGACGAGCGGATTGCTCGTCGTCGCGAAATCGGATCGCGCGCATCACGGGCTTGCCGCGCAATTCGCGGCCCACAGCGTCGAGCGGCAATACCTTGCGATCTGTCACGGCATTCCCGATCTGGCCGATCCGCGGCTTCTCGGGATTCCCGGCATATCGGCCGAGGCGAGCGGTACGCTCAAGATCGCAACGGGAATCGCCCGGCATCGGACGGACCGGCAACGGCAGGCGGTGACGTTCCACGGCGGCAAGCATGCGGTCACCCGCGTCACCGTCGAACGGCCGCTCGGGCCCTCGGCCGCGCTCGTCTCCTGCCGGCTCGAGACGGGGCGCACCCACCAGATCCGCGTCCACATGCGCCATGCCGGGCACGCCCTGATCGGCGATCCGGTCTATGGCGGGCAGCGAAAGATATCGCCCCATCTGCCCGGCGCAGCTGAGGTCCGTGCGTTCGCGCGGCAGGCGCTTCATGCCGCGACGCTCGGTTTCGAGCATCCCGCCAGCGGCGAGACGCTCAGCTTCTCCAGTGCCCTGCCGACCGACATGCAAAGCCTGATCGAGGCGCTCGAAGGCCAAAGCCCGCTGACAACTCGGTGAGATCACGCCGAAACGGGATGATTCTCGGACCCAAGCGCGCAAGACTTTCTTAACCCCGGTAAGCAA of Palleronia sp. LCG004 contains these proteins:
- a CDS encoding 6,7-dimethyl-8-ribityllumazine synthase; the protein is MAGQSHHTLDLPTFEKAPKVLIVVAPYYKDIADDMIAGARRTLEQAGAEVELVEVPGALEIPTAIRIAQRNGDFDGYVALGCVIRGETTHYDTVCNDSSRALTLLGLDGCCIGNGILTVENYDQAAVRAGEQDKGGGAAAAALHLIALSRKWSRTGKGIGFKPRNEDGAGA
- the nusB gene encoding transcription antitermination factor NusB, with translation MTDKRKMKSAARLYAVQALFQMEHSSLGIDRVRVEFEDHRFGAVYDEGEMIEGDVTLFRAILDGVVDNQSRIDQLTHHALVAKWPIDRIDPTLRATFRAAGAELLARTTPPKVVIVEYVDVAKAFFPEGREPKFVNAVLDHMAREARPEAFA
- a CDS encoding MmcB family DNA repair protein: MIDPNLPALAKPGQILARGVSRHLAGHGFACVEELVPSRGLRVDVMALGPKDEIWVVECKSSRADFMSDGKWQGYLEWCDRFFWAVDPDFPVEILPEGTGLIIADGYDAEIVSTGPESRLAPARRKVVIRKFAFHAARRLHLLRDPGLAIGV
- a CDS encoding DUF6324 family protein; translated protein: MSINDPSDTSANLQIGPTDAGMVRIYVTADGGIEVPMDFDPEEAEEIAEEIRAAAAHARKPVKKKR
- a CDS encoding DUF6476 family protein produces the protein MDEIPQPRDGALTFLKWLVIALTATMLAGLVTLIVLFVTRFPPAVPPLPETIALPEGEVPFAFTRGATWIAIVTRDDEILIFDETGETLRQRITIE
- a CDS encoding pseudouridine synthase, yielding MPSSLLRVILGDDPPPRLDKALARDVPDDAHLSRSRIAKLISEGCVRCEGVVLSTPKARVAAGDVIEIAVPEESPTHLSPEDMPLDLVYEDEDLAVIDKPAGLVVHPAPGTPDGTLVNGLMHHFGDALSGVGGVKRPGIVHRIDKETSGLLVVAKSDRAHHGLAAQFAAHSVERQYLAICHGIPDLADPRLLGIPGISAEASGTLKIATGIARHRTDRQRQAVTFHGGKHAVTRVTVERPLGPSAALVSCRLETGRTHQIRVHMRHAGHALIGDPVYGGQRKISPHLPGAAEVRAFARQALHAATLGFEHPASGETLSFSSALPTDMQSLIEALEGQSPLTTR